The Verrucomicrobiia bacterium DNA window CACTGCCTTGAAAGACCAACCCTGCCCTATCCATCCTTTGCGGAAGGCGAATTTGCCTGGCGCCTAATTGGGCATTTGGGGGTAAATTACCAAAGCCTGCTCTCAAGTAATGATTCAGGGGTTGGTGCACTGAAAAAACTATTAAAGCTCTATGCCTACACCGAAGATGGAGAATCGCCGGTCGAAATTGAACACCTGAGAAAAATCGAGGTCGATTATGTAACCCATCGCGTTCCAACCAAGGGCCCGGTGCCCTTCGCATTTGCGCGTGGTTTACTGATTAAAATGGATGTTGACGATCACAAAGGCGGCGGGTTTGGAATGTTTTTGCTTGGTGCGGTATTAGAGCGCTTTTTCGCGAAATATGCATCTGTAAATTCCTTTACCCAACTCGTATTAACCAGCGACGAGGGAAACACATTGAGGAAAACATGGCCGCCACGTTCAGGAGCCCGAGAGATCGTTTGATTGAAGACATGGCGCACAGGTATTACAGCTTTGATTTTTTCCAAGCTGTAAGGTTACTGGAAAACGCCTACCCTGAGTTCCCACGGGTGGGGTATTCGCTACTGCCGAGGGAAGACGTGGTACGTTTCGGTCAGCGGGCATTTGTCGTGTTTGCCCCTTCATCAATTCAGGATTTTGTACGGGGTAACGTTGTGGATCCAGTAAATCAACCGCATCGAATGTATGTTTATTTTTTCGGATTAATTGGCCCGAACGGTCCCATGCCAGAATTCCTCACTCAGGCTGTGTTGGACCGACGGCGATATCCAAATTGCGATTCAGCGCCGGGCGATTTTCTCGACGTATTAACGCACCGGCTTTGTTCCTTCTTCTACCGTGCTTGGGCTAGCAATCAAAAAACAGTGGATTTTGAACGATCAAGCGGAAGAAGCTTCTCCTTTTACTTCTCGTCATTGCTAGGGGCGAGTCGTGCTGCCGCAGGGAAGGAGGACTATGAGATATCTTCTGAGGACAAAAACGGCGCCATTCGGGAGTATTCCCAATATTATTACCTCGGGCATTTAATATCATATTCGCGCCCGCTTGAGGGACTGGTCGCAATACTGGCCGATTTTTTTGGCTGCAAGGTCAAGGTGCAAGAATTTATTGGGCGTTGGCTGCCCTTGCCGGAGAATTCAGTATGTCGGCTCGGGCAAAGTCCAGGGTCTGGAAGTTTGGGCATCAACCTTATTGCAGGTTGCCGGGTCTGGGAATGCCAGCAGACCATTCGTCTTCAATTTGGACCACTCAGATTAGTTCAGTATTTACGAATGCTTCCCGGTACTGACTCATTTAAAAGGTTGCGCGCCTGGGTAACCTTTTATTTGGGTTATGAAATTCGGTGTGAACTTAATTTATTATTGAGCGCCGACCAAGTTCCGAAAATAGAACTTGGAAATGGGGCACGCGTCGGTCTCACGACGTGGATAAGGAGTCGTGAAATGGAGCGAGACGTCGATGATTTATGTGTGGAATTGAGTGTATGTGACTTTTCCGACTAATAATAAATTATGGCCGAAATCGAGCTAGCATCTTTGTTTGGTAAACTAACGGTACTGGGTTACCGGGAACTGACAAATGCTTGGCAGTATGCATTCCATCGTGGAGACCAGTCTGTCGAGCTGGTACATTGGCTCCATCAAATATACATGGGGGAGGACTCCGATTTACATCGAGTAGCGCGCCATTTTAGCATGGATTGCGCGCGTTTGATGAAAGACCTGACTCGTGCGTTGCCCGAAAAGAAGCGAGCCAGTTCCGGCAATCCTGGATTTTCCCCGCAAGTGGAGGAAGCCGTCGAACGGGGTTGGGTTTATGCAACCTTGCTTTTTAAGGAAACTCGGATTCGCACAGGTTGTTTGATGGTGGCCATTTTAAGAACACGCAATCTCAGGGAGACATTGTGGAATTTGTCAGACCAGTTTAAACGAATTAAATGCGACGAACTAAGTGATGATTATGGAAAAATATTAAGCGACTCACCCGAAGCCACGATGGACTCCATGGAAGGAGGAGCTTTGTTGGGGGATATGTCAGGCGTTGTCTCCGCAGCAGCAAATGGTATAGACCTCTTTAAGGAAGGCAAAACAGCAAATAAGGAAGGAGTAGATGGAGTGGTGCCCGTTGGTCCTGGATCCGCTCAGGCGCCGCGACGAAGCGCACTTCAGAAATTTACTGTAGATTTAACTGAAAAGGCAAAGAATGGGGAATTAGACCCGGTGATCGGCCGCGAAACTGAAATCCGACAAATTATGGACATCCTAATGCGTCGGCGTCAGAATAACCCCATTTTGACAGGCGAGGCTGGAGTAGGGAAAACAGCCGTTGTAGAGGGATTTGCACTCAAGATTGCCGCGGGTGAGGTGCCGCCAGCCTTGCGTGATGTTTCTCTAAAGATGTTGGATTTGGGTCTCCTCCAAGCGGGTGCAAGTGTGAAGGGAGAGTTTGAAAATCGCGTCCGGCAATTAATTGATGAGGTCAAGGCATCTCCCAAACCTGTTATCTTGTTTATTGATGAAGCACACATGTTGATCGGGGCTGGGGGGGCGGCTGGCCAAGGTGATGCGGCTAATCTTTTTAAACCTGCATTGGCGCGTGGTACTTTGAGGACGATCGCTGCTACCACTTGGGCTGAATATAAAAAGTATTTTGAAAAAGACCCAGCGTTAACCCGGCGTTTCCAAGTAGTCAAAGTAGAGGAGCCTGATGAGAATAAGGCCATAGCGATGCTGCATGGGCTAAAGGAGGTTATGGAGCGGCATCACAACGTCCAAATCTTGAATTCCGCCTTTGAAGCGGCAGTAAAGCTTTCCCACCGTTACCTTCCCTCGCGGCAATTACCTGACAAAGCCATCAGCCTTCTCGATACTGCTGCCGCTCGGGTTTCTATAAGTCAGCATGCCATCCCTCCTGAAGTAGAACAATGCCGCATAGAGATAAAAGAATTAGTCAAGCAACAAGAGATTCTACAGCGTGAATACGCGTTTGGGGTAAACCACGAGAAGCGGTTGAAGGAAAACGAAATCAAGCTTTCTGTTTTAAGGCAGCAACTGGAGGAAAAGGAGGCTGCGTGGTCCAAAGAGCGAGAGATAGTTGGCCAAATATTGGAAGTGCGGAAAACATTATTACTAAAAAAGACCTCAAGTGCCGACCATGGCCAAAGGGTTGGCAGCGACGACCGGCAATTGGCAGAGTTGCGGGACAAACTAACTATCCAGGAGGCCTTACTCAAAACCGTGCGCAGAGAGGTTCCTTTGGTCATGGATTCAGTAGACGAGCAGTCAGTGGCATGCGTTTTGTCGGATTGGACTGGGATTCCTGTGGGGCGAATGGTAAAGAATGAAATAGAAGCTGTTTTACATTTGGTTGATGCGTTGGAGACTCGGATTATTGGTCAACGTTTTGCCCTAGAAACCATTGCTAAACGCATTCAGACTGCCCGAGCGGGGCTAGATAATCCAAATCGCCCGATTGGAGTCTTCTTGTTGGTTGGTACGAGCGGAGTTGGCAAGACGGAAACGGCGCTGGCTTTGGGCGAAGCCCTTTACGGAGGTGAGCACAACGTCATTACCATCAATATGAGTGAATTTCAAGAGGCCCATACGGTATCCACCTTAAAAGGTGCACCGCCGGGGTATGTCGGATATGGGGAAGGGGGCGTGTTAACTGAAGCCGTGCGCCGGCGACCTTATAGCATTGTGCTTTTGGATGAGGTTGAGAAGGCTCATCCCGACGTGTATGAAATCTTCTTTCAGGTTTTTGACAAGGGCTGGATGGAAGATGGGGAGGGCCGCTACATCGACTTTAAAAACACCATTATATTGCTGACCACCAACGTGGGTAGCGAACAGATTCATAATTTATGCAAGGATCCCGAATTGTGCCCCGACGCCGAAGGATTGGCAAAAGCATTGCGCCCTATTTTACTCAAGACATTTCCAGCAGCTTTGCTCGGCCGAGTGGTGACTGTTCCGTACTTTCCCTTAAGCGACTCAATTCTGAAAAAAATTGTACGTCTCCAGTTGGATCGTATTATAAAGCGTACAGCAGAAAACAAAAATATTGCCGTGGAATACGATGACAAAGTTGTAGATTTGATTGCTTGTCGATGCACCGAAGTGGAAAGCGGGGGACGAATGGTTGATGCAATATTAACCAACACACTGCTACCAGCCATTAGCCGCGAATTCTTAATCCGATTGGGAGCCGGACGCTCACTCAGTAAGGTTAAAATTAGCGCGGATAACACCGACTTTTGTTATGAATATATTGATTGAACACTATGGATTCATTTTATAATAGTCCTCAATAGAGCCAAAGGCAGGCATGAGCAGGCCCTTCAAACGAAGCAGGGGACCCCTTGGTATCGGAACAGGCGCGCCAAGGGGGGCTGAGGTCTTTCCAATCGGTATTAGTGGCGGGTGTGCCTCCGTCCTTTGGAGAATACGTGATGCACATTTCAAAAGATTATATCCTTATCCCCACGGCTTACCTTCTAGTGGGGAGACCTTGACGAACTTCCTGCCAAAAGAAATACTTTTAAGTGAGCCCGAGGCTCTGGAGTGCGTGAAAATGGCATTTTGGGGCAGAAAGGGCGAAGCCTCGAACAGCGGACGGTGGAAGTTGTTGGCTGTTTACGAAATCAGTACTGGCAATCTGCGGGCGGTTCTCTTGCTCCCAAACCGACCTGATGAATGGCGGGTAGTACTCGCTTATAGCGGAGCCATATCTAAGGTGCGTAATATGGTAAGTAACATAACTGGATGGCTCAGTGAAAGAGAATTAATGGTTTCGACTGTACAGCCCTATTTGATAGCATCCAAACTGGCACTTTATTTCAAGCTGAAATATGGCAAACGGTTGGTCTTGGCTGGTTATTCGGAGGGTAGCCAGCTTGCCCAGTTTGCCAGTGCTTGTACTAATGTTCCTGGAGTGGGAATTAATTCCGCGCAGCTCCCTGAAGCGATACGCAGGTATCTCCAGCAGTACACCACGCTCCATGGGTCAGGACGTTTTCTGTTGTATAACCGCGGAATTGCGTATACCCAAGAGGATGCTAACAAACAAATGGACGCATTCATCAACATTTCCCAACTGGTTTATTTATGCGAGCTACTCAACACAGCGTCATGTGTTTCCGAAATTTGACTCAATCTATGGGCTGTCCTAAGTTGAAAAAAATGAATGCGCATCGGGCAGAGCAAGCACCACACCATTCAAGTGTAAAATAAGCCAATTGAGATCTTATGCCAGCCAAACAAGAGCATCGCCTGCTGGCGCTGGGCACCCCCTTGGGACCTAATGTACTTTTGGTTCAACGTCTGGTAGGCTCGGAAACCCTTGGTCGGCTTTCGATATTCCATTTGGATCTGCTAAGCGAGCAGGCCGGTATCAGCTTTGATGCCATTGTAGGACAAAATGTCACTCTCCGAATGGAGGTGAATAAGGGTCGCACCCGGTATATTAATGGATATGTGGCACACTTTTCACAGTCGGGTCAGATAGGAAGCTACTTCCGTTACCAGGCGACAGTAGTTCCCTGGCTTTGGTTCCTTACACGGACATCTGATTGCAGGATATTTCAGGAAATAAGTGTTCCGAATATTATCAAAACCATTTTTCGTGAAAAGGGATTCACGGATTTCCGTGATCAATTAACCAGGTCATACCCACCACTGAATTATTGTGTACAGTACCGTGAATCGGATTTTAATTTTGTCAGCCGCCTGATGGAACAGGAGGGAATATATTATTTCTTTGAGCACCAAGAGGGCAAGCATGTGTTGGTTCTTGCCGATGCCATGAGCTGCCATGCATCCATTCCCGGTTATTCAAAAATAATGTTTCGCCCTCCCTCTTCCATGGCGCGCGATCAGGAGACTATTAATGATTGGATCATCGATCAAGAAGTGCAGTCTGGTGTTTATATATTGAATGATTACGATTTCACCAAGCCCCGCAGCAATTTGGTGGCCAAGGCTGAGATGACTCGGGCACATCCATTTTCCAAGCTGGCGGTCTATGACTATCCCGGTGGTTATGAACAGTATGCCAGTGGCCAGGCATATTCGCGAGTCCGGCTCGAGGAATTGCAGGCTTTGCGTAAGGTATGCCGGGGACAAACGACGGTTCGTGGCTTGGCGGCGGGCTACAAGTTTGCGTTGGTGGATCATCCAAGAATGGACCAAAATCGCAATTATTTGGTAGTCTCAACCAGCTTCCAGGCTGTATCGGATACGTTTGAATCAAACGAACTGGGGAATCTAGGTGATTTCTTTAATGGCAATTTTACCGCCATTCCAATTGAAGAAGTCTTTCGCCCGGCTCGACTCACTGCGAAGCCAATTATCCAAGGGCCCCAAACCGCGTTGGTGGTGGGGCCGAAAGGGGAGGAAATCCATACCGACGCATACGGACGGGTAAAAGTTCAATTCCATTGGGACCGCTATGGCCAGGCAGATGAAAAGTCATCATGTTGGGTGCGAGTATCTCAAAATTGGGCTGGAAAAAAGTGGGGCTCAGTTTACATCCCACGCATTGGCCAGGAGGTAATCGTTGAATTTTTAGAAGGTGACCCAGATAAACCAATAGTAACTGGGTGCGTATACAATGCTGATGCCATGCCTCCTTATGAACTTCCAGCGGAGAAAACCAAGTGTACATTAAAGAGTAGCAGTTCCAAAGGTGGCAATGGTTTTAACGAAATACGGTTCGAGGACAAAAAGGGAAAGGAACAATTGTTTGTACACGCGCAACGTAATTATGACATCCAGGTCAGACAAGACCGTATTGAGACGATTGGGAGAAACAGGCATTTAATTGTCAAAGGGCACAAGCTAGAGAGGATTAATGGAAACCGTCACGAGATCATTGGCAAATCTCACTATGAAAATATTGATCAAGATCACCACGTTGAAATTGGTGGTGAACAGGCGGTTTTGATTCGGGGCGCAAAGAGCCTGACTGTTGATGGCAATGTGACGGAGGTATTCCAGGCCAATCACTCGGAAGAGGTCTGGTCTGATTATTATCTTGTCGCCGACAACCTGGTGCTTGAGGCCAATTCCAACATCACAATCAGAGTCGGCGACTCATTTATTGCCATCGAAAAAGGAGGAATTCGTATTTCAAGTCCAGGACAGATTGCTATCGAAGCAGGTGCGAATGTCTCGGTTAAGGGTAACATGGCCACAATTAAGGGGCGTGGATTGGTGGTAATTCAGGGAGGATTGGTCAAAATAAACTAGCTTATATATGAATCCCAAACGCGGACGCGCACACAAAGTTGTCCGGCCAAAGCGGCCCACAATGGCGGGGTTGGCTGATACGGCTGATCCTGGTGGTGTAACAGTAGTGGATAAATCTCCCGTGAGGCGCCGCTCGGAGTGTTTGGGTACCTCCGATGTTTTGGAGTACCAGGCAGGTGGTTCAGGGCCGATACCTTCAGATTTGTTTGCCTTCCCTCCACCAGTACCCCAGATGGAATCCGAAAAGCCTTGCGGAATTGGAATATTCAAGGTCACATGTCAACATAAGAAGGGAGGTAAAAATCGCGAGCCAAATGAATGCGGGGTGTTACAAGTGGTGCCAGAATGCCAGTCCAATATTAGCTTGGATGTGACATTTTGTGAAAAATTTCATTTTGCAGGCAGTAAAGCATGGGGGGGTAACGAGGAGATTTACATGGAGGTCAAGAGCAAAGACGGCCAGCCGGTCAACCGCAAGCAGACCTGTTTGACAAATGGCGTACCACCTAGTGAAAGTATGTGGAAGAATGGCGCCAAGCGCACAGAGGTGGTGCCCGCTCCAATTAATAATGATTTATGGCTGATTGATGCTGATCCGGATATCTACATGGCATATGGTCGCGGCTGTGATGATGTATACCATGCAGTTCGAATTGAAGTATTTCCCAGTCAGCAATATCAACTAGATTTTGATTTGGATTCTATTGATGATCTTGCTGATGACATAAACAAAGACTTGAAAAAACTATGCACTTATACTTTCGGTATTATAGAAATATTTCCACAGATTGCGCCAGCGGCTGGCAGTTGTGATGTCAAGTGGGGCTGGGCCGAGAATGACGATTGGCGGGTATTTCACTTAGTGGAGGTTAATGCCGCTCTTCGGCCCATGTGTGGCGTTAGCCTCGAGATCCTGCTTAGCTTGGTAACATTAGTTGCTGCCAAGGTGGGAATACCTCCGGTATTCACGAAAAATGTCATTCGCAAATATTTAGCTGATATTTATCTTCAAGTGGGTATTGGCGTATCAACATTTCTTGAAGGCAGTATAACCGGGAAATTCTTCCGTCATGGAAAGGATGAACTAAGCGGCAGCGTGCGGATTGGCGCCGAGGGTAATGTAACAGTCACTCTATGTGCCCGTATTGGCCACGAGTCCGTTGTTTCAGTCCAAGTTGAGGGGGGCGGAGAAACGGGTTTGAGCGGTCAGAATGAGTTAGAATTGAATAAAGATGGGCTCTTTTTATCTCCTAAGATTGAGATTGGCGGGCTTGAGGTATTTGTTGGGGTTGAACTAAAAGCATTCAAGTTCGAAATACTTTCCGGAGAGTTGAGATGGCAGATATTCGAGCCTTTCCAAGTATTTCCAAACCCTAATAGGCCCTTTGAACCTTACCGGCTATGTGGAAAGGACCGTTAACAAAAACTTGGAGCTAGATAATAAAAATATGCCTGGCACCTCTTACACCTGCTTATATGTTGAATTAAAACATTTGATGGCTTATATTAAGTTGAATGGCGCTCCTTTATATCGCGACCCAAATGGAGTAGGGCTTAAGTCGGTTCGAACTGTAAATGAATGGATAATGCCCGGCAAAAACCAAATTAGTACATTCTGGCATTGGCCCACGGAAGTGGCATATAAACCGGGTATTGCGAGAGCTAATGTTTCAGTATTTGTATCTGATCCTGAGTCAACCATACCCAAGCCGTTGCACATCCTAGCCCAACATCGATGGCCGATGCCTGACAAACCAGAGGCGTACCCATACGAATCCAGTTCAATATTCGAATTGCCTGGGAATCCTCCTACTCGCTTGTGGGTTGACGCTGAACCTTTGCCCGATAAGTTGTCCCCCAGGGATAGGCAGACCGCCCTGTT harbors:
- the vgrG gene encoding type VI secretion system tip protein VgrG, which gives rise to MPAKQEHRLLALGTPLGPNVLLVQRLVGSETLGRLSIFHLDLLSEQAGISFDAIVGQNVTLRMEVNKGRTRYINGYVAHFSQSGQIGSYFRYQATVVPWLWFLTRTSDCRIFQEISVPNIIKTIFREKGFTDFRDQLTRSYPPLNYCVQYRESDFNFVSRLMEQEGIYYFFEHQEGKHVLVLADAMSCHASIPGYSKIMFRPPSSMARDQETINDWIIDQEVQSGVYILNDYDFTKPRSNLVAKAEMTRAHPFSKLAVYDYPGGYEQYASGQAYSRVRLEELQALRKVCRGQTTVRGLAAGYKFALVDHPRMDQNRNYLVVSTSFQAVSDTFESNELGNLGDFFNGNFTAIPIEEVFRPARLTAKPIIQGPQTALVVGPKGEEIHTDAYGRVKVQFHWDRYGQADEKSSCWVRVSQNWAGKKWGSVYIPRIGQEVIVEFLEGDPDKPIVTGCVYNADAMPPYELPAEKTKCTLKSSSSKGGNGFNEIRFEDKKGKEQLFVHAQRNYDIQVRQDRIETIGRNRHLIVKGHKLERINGNRHEIIGKSHYENIDQDHHVEIGGEQAVLIRGAKSLTVDGNVTEVFQANHSEEVWSDYYLVADNLVLEANSNITIRVGDSFIAIEKGGIRISSPGQIAIEAGANVSVKGNMATIKGRGLVVIQGGLVKIN
- the tssH gene encoding type VI secretion system ATPase TssH, which translates into the protein MAEIELASLFGKLTVLGYRELTNAWQYAFHRGDQSVELVHWLHQIYMGEDSDLHRVARHFSMDCARLMKDLTRALPEKKRASSGNPGFSPQVEEAVERGWVYATLLFKETRIRTGCLMVAILRTRNLRETLWNLSDQFKRIKCDELSDDYGKILSDSPEATMDSMEGGALLGDMSGVVSAAANGIDLFKEGKTANKEGVDGVVPVGPGSAQAPRRSALQKFTVDLTEKAKNGELDPVIGRETEIRQIMDILMRRRQNNPILTGEAGVGKTAVVEGFALKIAAGEVPPALRDVSLKMLDLGLLQAGASVKGEFENRVRQLIDEVKASPKPVILFIDEAHMLIGAGGAAGQGDAANLFKPALARGTLRTIAATTWAEYKKYFEKDPALTRRFQVVKVEEPDENKAIAMLHGLKEVMERHHNVQILNSAFEAAVKLSHRYLPSRQLPDKAISLLDTAAARVSISQHAIPPEVEQCRIEIKELVKQQEILQREYAFGVNHEKRLKENEIKLSVLRQQLEEKEAAWSKEREIVGQILEVRKTLLLKKTSSADHGQRVGSDDRQLAELRDKLTIQEALLKTVRREVPLVMDSVDEQSVACVLSDWTGIPVGRMVKNEIEAVLHLVDALETRIIGQRFALETIAKRIQTARAGLDNPNRPIGVFLLVGTSGVGKTETALALGEALYGGEHNVITINMSEFQEAHTVSTLKGAPPGYVGYGEGGVLTEAVRRRPYSIVLLDEVEKAHPDVYEIFFQVFDKGWMEDGEGRYIDFKNTIILLTTNVGSEQIHNLCKDPELCPDAEGLAKALRPILLKTFPAALLGRVVTVPYFPLSDSILKKIVRLQLDRIIKRTAENKNIAVEYDDKVVDLIACRCTEVESGGRMVDAILTNTLLPAISREFLIRLGAGRSLSKVKISADNTDFCYEYID
- the tssG gene encoding type VI secretion system baseplate subunit TssG codes for the protein MAATFRSPRDRLIEDMAHRYYSFDFFQAVRLLENAYPEFPRVGYSLLPREDVVRFGQRAFVVFAPSSIQDFVRGNVVDPVNQPHRMYVYFFGLIGPNGPMPEFLTQAVLDRRRYPNCDSAPGDFLDVLTHRLCSFFYRAWASNQKTVDFERSSGRSFSFYFSSLLGASRAAAGKEDYEISSEDKNGAIREYSQYYYLGHLISYSRPLEGLVAILADFFGCKVKVQEFIGRWLPLPENSVCRLGQSPGSGSLGINLIAGCRVWECQQTIRLQFGPLRLVQYLRMLPGTDSFKRLRAWVTFYLGYEIRCELNLLLSADQVPKIELGNGARVGLTTWIRSREMERDVDDLCVELSVCDFSD